A part of Desulfotomaculum nigrificans DSM 574 genomic DNA contains:
- a CDS encoding methyl-accepting chemotaxis protein yields MKKKVIKKLIGFKEKVRWGRLKFQHRLLILFTLLIILAIGVLGVTTYLVAKQAIGDLIQDKLITSTKNIAETVEFYTSTVDSRQFNSKVEYLLNKERASFKAKGLAPILQFVDTEGKPVIPSADSNNIFPQRILRNCLTNGSGVKSVDFNGAKYSVVNQYIPGKNWYYVVGIQEKEYLNTVYQLRNMAILVGFLALIMAFFIGWVGARRFTKPLEEIVLVCGEASKGDLTVRVQTEKMGAEFAVLGQSFNTMIDSLSGFLLQIQSMFNQVHILNKQIIRVAENQVQTVKQTNSTVGEVANSVDVITQQIDSSRIASATMLEAAARGEEALKEIALVIDKNATVVKEQVQAVQSLGENINKISAFMQHIQEISAQTHLLSLNASIEAAQAGEYGKGFAVVAQEVKKLAENTSDAAKEVAQLVKDIYIQSSIVTNQMEVNKNVVAEGVKAIQQAQNSLQEILLSIKDTDGYIELITESANNIAAGSEQVVSMIQVLASEGYSQTEVDVAVEDDIGQASVKDIAAMATRLDEIADNLKVRLDMFRFINS; encoded by the coding sequence GTGAAGAAGAAAGTAATAAAGAAATTAATAGGGTTTAAGGAAAAAGTTAGGTGGGGAAGATTAAAGTTTCAACACCGGTTACTCATCCTATTTACACTGTTAATTATTTTAGCTATCGGTGTATTAGGAGTTACCACATATCTAGTGGCTAAACAAGCTATTGGTGATTTAATTCAAGATAAGTTAATTACATCTACTAAAAACATAGCAGAAACGGTAGAATTCTATACCAGCACCGTGGATTCCCGTCAATTTAATTCTAAAGTTGAGTATTTGTTAAATAAGGAGAGGGCAAGTTTTAAGGCTAAAGGGCTGGCGCCAATTTTGCAATTTGTTGATACAGAGGGAAAGCCGGTCATTCCATCAGCTGATAGCAATAATATTTTTCCACAGAGAATTTTAAGAAATTGTTTAACCAATGGCTCTGGGGTAAAATCCGTTGATTTTAATGGGGCAAAATATTCCGTGGTTAATCAATATATACCCGGAAAGAACTGGTACTATGTGGTTGGCATACAGGAAAAGGAATATTTGAATACTGTTTATCAGCTACGTAATATGGCAATTTTAGTAGGATTTTTGGCCTTAATCATGGCTTTTTTTATAGGGTGGGTTGGTGCCAGGAGGTTTACCAAACCCTTAGAAGAGATTGTATTGGTCTGTGGGGAAGCAAGTAAAGGTGACCTGACGGTGCGGGTTCAGACAGAGAAAATGGGTGCAGAGTTTGCAGTACTAGGCCAAAGCTTTAATACTATGATAGACAGTTTATCAGGTTTTTTGTTGCAAATTCAATCAATGTTCAACCAGGTACATATATTGAATAAACAAATTATTCGGGTTGCAGAAAACCAGGTGCAAACCGTGAAACAAACCAATAGCACCGTAGGGGAAGTGGCAAATTCGGTGGATGTAATCACACAGCAGATAGATAGCTCCAGAATTGCCAGTGCTACTATGTTGGAGGCCGCTGCCAGAGGAGAAGAAGCCCTAAAAGAAATTGCCCTGGTAATTGATAAAAATGCTACAGTGGTAAAAGAACAGGTCCAGGCTGTGCAAAGTCTAGGAGAAAATATCAATAAAATAAGTGCCTTTATGCAACATATTCAGGAAATTTCTGCCCAAACCCACCTATTATCCTTAAATGCATCCATTGAAGCTGCTCAGGCCGGTGAATATGGCAAAGGATTTGCCGTGGTGGCCCAGGAGGTTAAAAAGTTAGCTGAGAATACTTCTGATGCGGCTAAAGAAGTAGCTCAACTAGTAAAAGATATTTATATACAGAGTTCTATCGTCACCAACCAAATGGAAGTTAATAAAAATGTGGTGGCGGAAGGGGTAAAAGCAATCCAACAGGCCCAAAATTCTTTACAGGAGATATTGCTGTCTATCAAAGATACCGACGGTTATATTGAATTAATTACTGAAAGTGCCAATAACATTGCTGCCGGTTCAGAGCAGGTGGTATCCATGATTCAAGTACTGGCTAGCGAAGGATATAGCCAAACTGAGGTTGACGTTGCAGTAGAGGATGATATAGGACAAGCTTCTGTCAAAGATATTGCTGCTATGGCCACTAGATTGGATGAAATTGCAGATAATCTGAAGGTTAGGTTAGATATGTTTAGGTTTATAAATAGTTAG